A single window of Candidatus Eisenbacteria bacterium DNA harbors:
- a CDS encoding alkaline phosphatase PhoX: protein MTTRRDFLRRISLATAAAMAPTGLEALCARMASGKSIQSSGFGRLVADPSGLLDLPEGFRYRSFSSARLGTTSDMQFSQTLSNREPVPALHDGMAVFTGRDGMMVLVRNHEMDPGQIPAVAPGRTPRWDRLGTGGTTTLWVNANGELVRSFASLAGTFRNCAGGATPWGSWLTAEECVYTPGPVDPHVHHQRPDVAEAHGYIFEVDSRAEDLVPPRPIRGMGRFYHEALVVDPVTGFVYLTEDRTDGLFYRYRPHLITSRRKKPGELTTFDLHEGGVLEALRLPDHPKARTQNHEDGPPRFTPGKWMRIDWVAIPDPEPKVDMERDPNDRERDPTKRVGRTASGSTRAQGTALGAAQFSRCEGITRMGRHLYFCATNGGSAGAGQVWKLDLGGNRLSLVLEPNDRNLLDGPDNLAVAPNGDLLACEDGTGENFVVGITPRGTCYHFARNAYNRSEFAGACFSADGRTLFLNIQDPGVTFAIQGPWQGRKA from the coding sequence ATGACGACTCGTCGCGATTTCCTGCGCCGTATCTCGCTGGCCACCGCCGCCGCCATGGCGCCGACCGGTCTCGAGGCGCTCTGCGCCCGGATGGCCTCGGGGAAGAGCATCCAGTCTTCGGGCTTCGGCCGGCTCGTCGCCGATCCTTCGGGATTGCTCGATCTGCCCGAAGGCTTCCGTTACCGCTCCTTCTCGAGCGCGCGCCTCGGCACCACTTCGGACATGCAGTTCAGTCAGACGCTCTCGAACCGCGAGCCGGTTCCGGCGCTCCATGACGGCATGGCGGTCTTTACCGGCCGCGACGGAATGATGGTGCTCGTGCGCAATCACGAGATGGATCCCGGCCAGATCCCCGCCGTGGCGCCTGGCCGCACGCCGCGCTGGGACCGCCTCGGCACGGGCGGCACGACGACCCTGTGGGTGAACGCGAACGGCGAGCTGGTGCGGAGCTTCGCGAGCCTCGCCGGCACCTTCCGGAATTGCGCCGGAGGCGCCACGCCGTGGGGCTCGTGGCTCACGGCGGAGGAGTGCGTCTACACGCCGGGCCCTGTGGATCCCCACGTGCACCATCAGCGCCCCGACGTGGCCGAGGCTCACGGGTACATCTTCGAAGTCGATTCGCGCGCCGAGGACCTGGTGCCGCCGAGGCCCATTCGCGGCATGGGCCGCTTCTATCACGAGGCGCTGGTGGTCGACCCGGTGACGGGATTCGTGTACCTCACCGAGGACCGCACCGACGGCCTCTTCTACCGCTATCGGCCGCACCTGATCACGTCGCGGCGCAAGAAACCGGGCGAGCTGACCACCTTCGATCTCCACGAAGGCGGCGTGCTCGAGGCGCTGCGGCTCCCGGACCATCCCAAAGCACGGACGCAGAACCACGAGGACGGTCCGCCGCGGTTCACTCCCGGAAAGTGGATGCGCATCGACTGGGTCGCCATTCCCGATCCGGAGCCCAAGGTCGACATGGAGCGAGATCCCAACGACCGCGAGCGCGATCCGACGAAGCGGGTGGGGCGCACCGCCTCGGGCTCCACGCGCGCGCAGGGCACGGCGCTCGGCGCCGCGCAGTTCTCGCGCTGCGAAGGCATCACCCGCATGGGACGGCATCTCTACTTCTGCGCCACCAACGGGGGCAGCGCCGGCGCGGGTCAGGTGTGGAAGCTCGACCTCGGCGGCAACCGCCTGTCGCTCGTGCTCGAGCCCAACGATCGCAATCTCCTCGACGGTCCCGACAATCTCGCGGTCGCGCCAAACGGCGATCTGCTGGCGTGCGAGGACGGCACCGGCGAGAACTTCGTGGTCGGCATCACGCCGCGCGGCACCTGCTATCACTTCGCGCGGAACGCCTACAATCGCAGCGAATTCGCCGGCGCCTGCTTCTCGGC